One genomic window of Mus musculus strain C57BL/6J chromosome 4, GRCm38.p6 C57BL/6J includes the following:
- the Ifna11 gene encoding interferon alpha-11 precursor: MARLCAFLMILIVMSYWSTCSLGCDLPHTYNLRNKRALKVLAQMRRLTPLSCLKDRKDFGFPLEKVDAQQIQKAQSIPVLRDLTQQILNLFASKDSSAAWNATLLDSFCNDLHQQLNDLQGCLMQQVGVQESPLTQEDSLLAVRIYFHRITVFLREKKHSPCAWEVVRAEVWRALSSSANVLGRLREEKA, encoded by the coding sequence ATGGCTAGGCTCTGTGCTTTCCTCATGATCTTGATAGTGATGAGCTACTGGTCAACCTGTTCTCTAGGATGCGATCTGCCTCACACTTATAACCTCAGGAACAAGAGGGCCTTGAAGGTCCTGGCACAAATGAGGAGGCTCACCCCTCTTTCCTGCCTAAAGGACAGGAAGGACTTTGGATTCCCCTTGGAGAAGGTGGATGCCCAGCAGATCCAGAAGGCTCAATCCATCCCTGTGCTGCGAGATCTTACCCAGCAGATCTTGAACCTCTTCGCATCAAAGGACTCATCTGCTGCTTGGAATGCAACCCTCCTAGACTCATTCTGCAATGACCTCCACCAGCAGCTCAATGACCTGCAAGGTTGTCTGATGCAGCAGGTGGGGGTGCAGGAATCTCCCCTGACCCAGGAAGACTCCCTGCTGGCTGTGAGGATATACTTCCACAGGATCACTGTGTtcctgagagagaagaaacacagcCCCTGTGCCTGGGAGGTGGTCAGAGCAGAAGTCTGGAGAGCCCTGTCTTCCTCTGCCAATGTGCTGGGAAGACTGAGAGAAGAGAAGGCTTGA